Proteins encoded by one window of Cyclobacteriaceae bacterium:
- a CDS encoding efflux RND transporter periplasmic adaptor subunit: protein MKKLINGILPLLVLIIISSCNSDDSNIKTEIKIPVSVISIKPQSISRFIETTGTVYSFKEGAMKSELGGIYKLQRNPATGRPFALGDAVKAGQTLIRLEDKEFENNLQIEGKKLNLELADNNLKKQQSLYDKGGVTQTELKNAAIQYVNAKYAYENAEIQMAKMSVKAPFDGVIVELPYHTDGVKIDQGQTLLKVMQYDKLLMDVKLPEKYLPEVMMNQTVQISNYTVARDTIYGKISQISPAINADTRTFQSILQIDNEKRLLRPGMFIKAFILSEKRDDTIVIPKETIISRQDGKVVFTVENGIATEKKITTGLENADVIEVVSGLKVNDRLVVSGFETLRNKSKVSIIQ from the coding sequence ATGAAAAAGCTTATAAACGGAATTCTTCCCCTGCTGGTATTGATTATCATTTCTTCCTGCAACTCCGATGATTCAAATATTAAAACAGAAATAAAAATTCCTGTTTCTGTAATCAGTATCAAGCCACAGAGCATCTCGCGTTTCATTGAAACGACAGGAACGGTATACTCCTTTAAAGAAGGTGCGATGAAATCGGAACTCGGTGGCATTTACAAACTTCAGCGTAATCCGGCCACGGGAAGACCTTTTGCCTTGGGTGACGCAGTCAAGGCCGGACAGACCTTGATCAGACTTGAAGACAAGGAATTTGAAAACAACCTCCAGATTGAAGGTAAAAAACTAAACCTGGAACTGGCTGATAACAACCTTAAAAAGCAACAGTCTTTGTATGACAAGGGCGGAGTAACGCAAACCGAATTAAAAAACGCTGCGATACAATATGTTAATGCCAAGTATGCATATGAGAATGCAGAAATTCAAATGGCCAAGATGTCGGTGAAGGCTCCATTTGATGGCGTGATTGTCGAATTACCGTATCACACGGATGGTGTAAAAATTGACCAGGGGCAAACATTGCTAAAAGTAATGCAATACGACAAACTGCTGATGGATGTGAAACTTCCGGAAAAGTATTTACCTGAAGTAATGATGAATCAAACGGTCCAGATATCAAACTATACGGTCGCTCGGGATACTATTTACGGAAAGATAAGTCAGATCTCCCCTGCTATTAACGCAGATACCAGAACCTTTCAAAGCATTCTTCAAATTGATAATGAAAAACGGTTACTGCGTCCCGGAATGTTTATCAAAGCCTTTATCCTTTCTGAAAAGCGTGACGACACAATCGTTATCCCGAAAGAAACGATTATTTCGAGACAGGATGGAAAAGTAGTTTTTACAGTTGAGAATGGTATTGCTACCGAAAAGAAGATCACCACCGGTTTGGAAAACGCAGATGTAATAGAAGTGGTGAGCGGATTAAAAGTCAATGACAGGCTTGTCGTCTCAGGTTTTGAAACCCTGAGAAACAAATCGAAGGTAAGTATCATTCAGTAA
- a CDS encoding GntR family transcriptional regulator → MQFQEGKSIFLQIADTITEKVVSGEFPAGEKIPSVRELAAEMGVNPNTVMRTYSELQAMNIIENQRGIGYFVNPEAKSIILKDKKQEFFNKVLPEFLRQAALLGISADELKKHLES, encoded by the coding sequence ATGCAATTTCAGGAAGGCAAAAGTATTTTTCTGCAAATAGCAGATACCATTACCGAGAAGGTAGTGAGCGGTGAGTTTCCCGCTGGCGAAAAGATACCTTCTGTGAGGGAACTGGCTGCTGAGATGGGTGTGAATCCGAATACCGTTATGCGTACGTATAGTGAACTGCAGGCCATGAACATTATAGAAAATCAGCGAGGTATCGGGTACTTCGTAAATCCCGAAGCGAAAAGCATTATCCTCAAAGACAAGAAGCAGGAATTCTTCAATAAAGTCTTACCCGAATTTCTCAGGCAGGCAGCCCTGCTCGGCATTAGTGCCGATGAGTTAAAAAAACATCTTGAATCTTGA
- a CDS encoding TolC family protein gives MSFRKTMKIKHVPTMGAVRVALVLLIICCVLSWEDAQAQRTLTLSEAIEIAQLSSRNIKKSKLNLYGNQRSLDAQRAALKSRFALDVTPFDYNRNRGFNDLFSLWNTNEDYNSFANFSVSQPIVATNGTISLINRFGYRDNYSEFQDVRTKTFSNNLYLQLDQPIFTYNRTKMQLKELELNLENATLSNALELLSLEQSVTRSFYNFYQQQNNLQIARDEYENQKISYEITKNKVDADLLAQEELYQAELNLATSKSTLENNQVLMDNAADDFKLLLGLDLTEQITVEVDINFVTRKVDLNQALTYALENRMELRQRAIDIERSKFELIRTKALNEFKGSIGLSLGIFGDNERAPSVYETPTVNPRVAISFNIPIFDWGENRARMDVANSTLEIRKVDLEVEKNDITINIRKIYRNLQNLENQILIAEQNVKNATLTYDLNLERYKNGDLTSIDLNRFQSQLSEKKSALADALINYKIELLNLKIQSLYNFETQEPLIVPNN, from the coding sequence ATGAGTTTTAGAAAAACAATGAAAATAAAACATGTGCCCACTATGGGCGCTGTGCGCGTGGCGCTAGTGCTCCTGATTATCTGCTGCGTGCTGAGTTGGGAAGATGCACAAGCTCAGCGAACGCTAACCTTGAGTGAGGCTATTGAAATTGCTCAACTCAGCAGCCGCAACATTAAGAAATCGAAGTTAAATCTATACGGAAACCAACGAAGTCTGGATGCCCAACGTGCGGCATTGAAATCAAGATTTGCGTTAGATGTTACGCCATTCGATTATAACCGGAACCGAGGTTTCAATGACCTGTTTTCACTTTGGAACACCAATGAAGACTATAACTCCTTTGCCAATTTCTCTGTAAGCCAACCCATAGTAGCTACAAACGGTACCATCTCGTTGATCAACCGATTTGGCTATCGTGATAACTATTCGGAATTCCAGGATGTCAGAACCAAGACCTTTAGCAACAACCTTTACCTTCAACTTGACCAACCCATTTTTACGTACAACAGAACGAAGATGCAGTTAAAAGAGTTGGAGTTAAACCTGGAAAACGCTACGCTCAGCAACGCATTGGAATTGTTAAGCCTTGAACAAAGCGTTACCCGGTCATTTTACAATTTTTACCAGCAGCAAAACAACCTTCAGATCGCCAGGGATGAATACGAAAATCAAAAAATAAGTTACGAGATCACCAAGAACAAGGTTGATGCAGACTTACTGGCACAGGAAGAACTGTATCAGGCCGAGTTAAACCTGGCTACATCGAAATCGACATTGGAAAATAACCAGGTGCTAATGGATAACGCAGCAGATGATTTCAAGCTTTTGCTCGGTCTTGACCTGACTGAACAAATTACCGTTGAAGTAGACATTAACTTTGTAACGAGGAAAGTCGACCTCAATCAGGCACTAACCTATGCACTGGAGAACAGAATGGAACTCAGGCAACGTGCTATTGACATCGAACGATCCAAGTTTGAGTTGATCCGAACAAAAGCATTAAATGAATTTAAAGGTTCCATTGGCTTGTCGTTGGGTATTTTTGGTGACAATGAACGTGCACCTAGTGTATATGAAACGCCAACGGTAAATCCACGTGTGGCTATTTCTTTTAACATTCCCATATTCGATTGGGGCGAGAACAGGGCACGAATGGATGTGGCCAATTCTACGCTTGAAATACGAAAAGTTGACCTGGAAGTAGAGAAGAATGATATCACCATCAACATCCGAAAAATTTACCGGAATCTTCAAAATCTGGAAAACCAAATACTGATCGCGGAGCAAAATGTTAAGAACGCAACATTAACATACGACCTCAATTTAGAGCGATACAAGAACGGAGATCTTACTAGCATTGATCTCAACAGGTTTCAAAGCCAGCTCTCCGAAAAAAAGAGCGCACTCGCAGATGCACTGATTAATTATAAAATTGAATTGCTGAATCTCAAGATTCAGTCATTGTACAATTTCGAAACGCAAGAGCCACTGATCGTTCCAAACAACTAA
- a CDS encoding ABC transporter ATP-binding protein, producing the protein MNIEISGLSKIYPNGHAAIKNINLQIGSGMFGLLGPNGAGKSSFMRILVTVQKATSGTILMDGMDINTHRNEIRKLIGYLPQDFTFFSKLKTWEFLDYAAQLATSLKRRERLAKVDKLLDQVGLLDVRDRMANKLSGGMKRRLGIAQALIGEPRLLVIDEPTTGLDPEERIRFRNILSDLSQKDVTIILSTHIVGDISSTCHNMAMLNKGEVAFKGSPEGMIDQVRGHVWQILLADDEFDIIKAKYPVVSTIPTEGKWEVQVIANHQPHPAAIVANPNLEHAYVYFMENEFGVSLV; encoded by the coding sequence ATGAATATTGAGATATCTGGACTTTCCAAAATTTACCCCAACGGACATGCGGCCATTAAAAACATTAATCTGCAGATAGGAAGCGGCATGTTTGGATTGCTTGGACCAAACGGTGCCGGAAAGTCGAGCTTCATGCGCATACTGGTTACGGTGCAAAAAGCAACTTCCGGAACAATTTTAATGGATGGCATGGACATCAATACGCACCGGAATGAAATCCGGAAGTTGATCGGGTACCTGCCTCAAGACTTCACATTTTTTTCAAAACTAAAGACGTGGGAGTTTTTGGATTACGCAGCGCAACTGGCCACATCATTAAAAAGAAGAGAACGGTTAGCCAAAGTTGATAAACTACTGGACCAGGTAGGATTGCTGGATGTTCGCGATCGGATGGCCAATAAACTTTCGGGTGGGATGAAGCGAAGATTGGGAATTGCCCAGGCGCTTATTGGCGAACCGCGGTTGTTGGTGATTGATGAGCCCACCACCGGCCTTGATCCGGAGGAACGTATTCGCTTCAGAAACATTCTCTCCGATCTGAGTCAAAAAGATGTTACGATTATACTCTCAACCCATATCGTAGGAGACATCAGCAGTACCTGCCATAACATGGCGATGCTTAACAAAGGTGAGGTGGCGTTCAAAGGTTCTCCTGAAGGGATGATCGATCAGGTGCGTGGCCATGTGTGGCAGATTCTGTTGGCAGATGATGAGTTTGACATTATAAAAGCAAAGTATCCGGTGGTATCCACCATCCCGACCGAAGGAAAATGGGAAGTGCAAGTGATTGCCAACCATCAGCCGCATCCGGCAGCCATCGTGGCTAATCCAAACCTGGAGCATGCGTATGTATATTTTATGGAGAATGAATTTGGTGTATCGCTGGTATGA